A genome region from Pseudomonas sp. N3-W includes the following:
- the iolB gene encoding 5-deoxy-glucuronate isomerase translates to MSLLVKSHARGRTMVELAEGELQYVGFAAYRLSLGEVLPVSAGDKELCLVLLSGRISLKGEAPGQGAFDWDNLGDRQSVFEDKSPFAVYLPPGSQAQVVALSDVQIAVCAAPGATAANLGPRLIRPETMKRSVRGKGANTRYVCDILPDTEPAHSLLVVEVRTPSGHSSSYPPHKHDTDDLPHQSFLEETYYHQINPPQGFIFQRVYTDDRSIDQAMAVENSDLVVVPKGYHPVSVPYGYESYYLNVMAGPKRVWQFHNDPQHSWLLDL, encoded by the coding sequence ATGAGCCTGCTAGTCAAAAGCCACGCCCGTGGCCGGACCATGGTCGAACTGGCCGAAGGTGAACTGCAATACGTCGGTTTTGCCGCTTACCGCTTGAGCCTCGGCGAAGTGCTGCCGGTCAGCGCCGGCGACAAGGAATTGTGCCTGGTGCTGCTCAGCGGCCGCATCAGCCTCAAGGGCGAAGCGCCGGGGCAGGGCGCGTTCGACTGGGACAACCTGGGTGACCGGCAGTCGGTGTTCGAAGACAAATCACCCTTCGCCGTCTACCTGCCACCCGGCAGCCAGGCGCAGGTCGTGGCCTTGAGCGATGTGCAGATTGCCGTCTGCGCCGCCCCCGGCGCGACCGCCGCCAACCTCGGCCCACGCCTGATCAGGCCCGAAACCATGAAGCGCAGCGTACGCGGCAAGGGCGCCAACACCCGTTACGTCTGCGACATTCTGCCGGACACCGAACCCGCTCATTCGCTGCTGGTGGTGGAAGTGCGCACGCCGTCCGGGCACTCGTCGAGTTACCCGCCACACAAGCACGACACCGACGACCTGCCGCATCAGAGCTTTCTCGAAGAAACCTATTACCACCAGATCAATCCGCCCCAGGGCTTCATTTTCCAGCGGGTCTACACCGACGACCGCAGCATCGATCAGGCCATGGCCGTGGAAAACAGCGACCTGGTGGTGGTACCCAAGGGCTATCACCCGGTCAGCGTGCCGTACGGCTACGAGTCGTATTACCTGAACGTGATGGCCGGGCCCAAGCGCGTCTGGCAGTTCCACAACGATCCGCAGCACAGTTGGCTGCTCGATCTCTGA
- a CDS encoding CoA-acylating methylmalonate-semialdehyde dehydrogenase, which produces MSDAPIIGHYLDGRVRDTGSERFSNVFNPATGSVQARVGLASQATVDEAVASALKAFPAWSEQSSLRRSRVMFKFKELLDQHHNELAEIISREHGKVFSDAKGEVTRGIEIVEYACGAPNLLKTEFSDNIGGGIDNWNLRQPLGVCAGVTPFNFPVMVPLWMIPLALVTGNCFILKPSERDPSASLLMARLLSEAGLPDGVFNVVQGDKAAVDALLQHPDIEAISFVGSTPIAEYIHQQATARGKRVQALGGAKNHMIVMPDADLDQAADALIGAAYGSAGERCMAISIAVAVGDVGDKLIAKLLPRIDQLKVGNGMQSDSDMGPLVTAEHKAKVQGFIDQGVAQGAQLIVDGRHFTVPGAEQGFFVGATLFDNVTAEMSIYQQEIFGPVLGIVRVADFASAVALINAHEFGNGVSCFTSDGGIARAFARSIKVGMVGINVPIPVPMAWHSFGGWKRSLFGDHHAYGEEGIRFYSRYKSVMQRWPDSIAKGPEFSMPTAK; this is translated from the coding sequence ATGAGCGACGCCCCGATCATCGGCCATTACCTCGACGGCCGCGTGCGTGACACTGGCAGCGAACGGTTCAGCAATGTCTTCAACCCGGCCACCGGCAGCGTGCAGGCGCGGGTCGGGCTGGCCAGCCAGGCGACCGTGGACGAGGCGGTGGCCTCGGCGTTGAAGGCGTTCCCGGCCTGGTCCGAGCAATCGTCGCTGCGCCGCTCGCGGGTGATGTTCAAGTTCAAGGAATTGCTCGACCAGCATCACAACGAGCTGGCCGAGATCATCAGCCGTGAACACGGCAAGGTGTTCTCTGACGCCAAGGGCGAAGTCACCCGCGGCATCGAGATCGTGGAGTACGCCTGTGGCGCGCCCAACCTGCTGAAAACCGAATTCAGCGACAACATCGGCGGCGGCATCGACAACTGGAACCTGCGTCAGCCGCTGGGCGTCTGCGCCGGGGTCACGCCGTTCAACTTCCCGGTGATGGTGCCGCTGTGGATGATCCCGCTGGCGCTGGTCACCGGTAACTGCTTCATCCTCAAACCGTCCGAGCGTGATCCGTCGGCCAGTTTGCTCATGGCCCGTCTGCTGAGCGAAGCCGGGTTGCCAGACGGGGTGTTCAACGTGGTGCAGGGCGACAAGGCGGCAGTGGACGCATTGCTGCAGCACCCGGACATCGAAGCTATTTCCTTCGTGGGCTCGACGCCGATTGCCGAGTACATCCACCAGCAGGCTACTGCTCGCGGCAAGCGCGTGCAGGCGCTGGGCGGGGCGAAGAACCACATGATCGTCATGCCCGACGCAGACCTGGATCAAGCGGCCGACGCGCTGATCGGTGCGGCCTACGGCTCGGCCGGCGAGCGCTGCATGGCGATCTCGATTGCCGTGGCAGTGGGTGATGTGGGCGACAAGCTGATTGCCAAACTGCTGCCGCGTATCGATCAGCTCAAGGTTGGCAATGGCATGCAGAGCGACAGTGACATGGGCCCGCTGGTGACCGCCGAGCACAAGGCCAAGGTGCAAGGCTTTATCGATCAGGGCGTGGCGCAAGGTGCGCAGCTGATTGTCGATGGCCGTCATTTCACCGTGCCGGGCGCCGAGCAGGGCTTCTTTGTCGGCGCCACGCTGTTCGACAATGTCACTGCCGAGATGAGCATCTATCAGCAAGAGATTTTCGGCCCGGTGCTGGGCATCGTTCGCGTCGCCGATTTCGCCAGCGCCGTGGCGTTGATCAATGCCCACGAATTCGGCAACGGCGTGTCGTGTTTTACCAGCGACGGCGGCATTGCCCGTGCGTTTGCCCGCAGCATCAAGGTCGGCATGGTCGGCATCAACGTGCCGATCCCGGTGCCCATGGCCTGGCACTCGTTTGGCGGCTGGAAGCGCTCGTTGTTCGGCGACCACCACGCCTACGGTGAAGAAGGCATTCGCTTCTACAGCCGCTACAAAAGCGTGATGCAACGCTGGCCCGACAGCATTGCCAAGGGCCCTGAATTCAGCATGCCGACGGCCAAATAA
- a CDS encoding TIM barrel protein: MSKPLRFALNRMVAPRLSLPAFIDLAVALKADAIEIRNDLKGVEIEDGTAPQRVRELCAAKGITVLSINALYPFDVWNDERRAQALKLAAYARDCGAQGLVMCPLNERGDPRNEAERASGLRTALTELAPILRDHGILGFIEPLGFEECSLRRKRPAVDAIKAIGGLDVFRLVHDTFHHHLASEHEFFPELTGLVHISGVEDAEAPLASIRDGHRVLVGEGDILGNAAQIETLLSTGYSGYLSFEPFADSVHGLADIEQAIGASMDHLKNALA, from the coding sequence ATGAGCAAGCCCCTGCGTTTCGCCCTGAACCGTATGGTCGCCCCCCGTTTGTCGCTGCCAGCGTTCATCGACCTGGCAGTGGCGCTCAAGGCCGACGCCATCGAGATCCGCAATGACCTCAAAGGCGTCGAGATCGAAGACGGCACCGCGCCGCAGCGCGTGCGCGAATTGTGCGCGGCCAAAGGCATCACCGTGCTGTCGATCAACGCCCTGTACCCCTTTGATGTGTGGAATGACGAGCGCCGGGCGCAAGCGCTGAAACTGGCGGCCTATGCCCGTGATTGCGGCGCGCAGGGGTTGGTGATGTGCCCGTTGAACGAACGCGGCGACCCGCGCAACGAAGCCGAACGTGCGTCGGGTTTGCGCACGGCATTGACTGAACTGGCGCCGATCCTGCGCGATCACGGCATCCTCGGTTTCATTGAGCCGCTGGGGTTTGAAGAGTGCTCGCTGCGCCGCAAACGTCCGGCGGTGGACGCGATCAAGGCGATTGGCGGGCTGGATGTATTCCGTCTGGTTCACGACACGTTCCACCATCACCTGGCCAGTGAGCATGAGTTCTTCCCCGAGCTGACCGGGCTGGTGCACATCTCCGGCGTCGAAGATGCCGAGGCGCCGCTGGCGAGCATCCGCGATGGCCACCGGGTGCTGGTGGGCGAGGGCGACATTCTTGGCAACGCGGCGCAGATCGAGACGTTGCTCAGCACCGGTTACAGCGGCTACCTGTCGTTCGAACCGTTTGCCGACAGCGTGCATGGGTTGGCGGACATCGAACAGGCGATCGGGGCGAGTATGGACCACCTGAAGAACGCTTTGGCCTGA
- the iolD gene encoding 3D-(3,5/4)-trihydroxycyclohexane-1,2-dione acylhydrolase (decyclizing): MTTTRLTMAQALVKFLDNQYIEVDGVQSKFVAGIFTIFGHGNVLGLGQALEQDSGDLIVHQGRNEQGMAHAAIGFAKQHLRRKIYACSSSVGPGAANMLTAAATATANRIPLLLLPGDVYACRQPDPVLQQIEQFHDLSISTNDAFKAVSKYWDRINRPEQLMTAAIHAMRVLTDPAETGAVTLALPQDVQAEAYDYPDYFLQKRVHRIERRPATDAMLGDALALFKGKRKPLIICGGGVKYSGANAALQAFAERFDIPFAETQAGKSAVVSSHPLNVGGIGETGCLAANLLARDADLIIGIGTRYSDFTTASKSLFQHPEVQFLNLNISPCDALKLDGVQLLADAKTGLQALAEALGDYRAAWGDQPRLARAQLDAEVDRIYQAEYQSEDFVPEINDHMDPAVLREFIELTGSCLTQSRVLGVLNDTLADDAVIVAAAGSLPGDLQRSWRSKGVNTYHVEYGYSCMGYEVNAALGVKLAEPEREVYALVGDGSYMMLHSELATSIQERRKINVVLLDNMTFGCINNLQMEHGMDSFGTEFRFRNPETGKLDGGFVPVDFAMSAAAYGCKTYKVNTVEELQAALADARLQTVSTLIDIKVLPKTMIHKYLSWWRVGVAQVSTSARTDAVAKTLNERLAKARQY; encoded by the coding sequence ATGACCACAACAAGACTGACCATGGCCCAGGCCCTGGTGAAATTCCTCGATAACCAGTACATCGAGGTCGATGGGGTTCAAAGCAAATTCGTCGCCGGGATCTTCACTATTTTTGGCCACGGCAACGTGCTGGGTCTGGGCCAGGCGCTGGAACAGGACAGCGGCGACCTGATCGTCCACCAGGGCCGCAACGAGCAAGGCATGGCGCACGCGGCCATCGGTTTCGCCAAGCAACACCTGCGGCGCAAGATCTACGCCTGCTCTTCCTCGGTCGGACCCGGCGCGGCGAACATGCTCACGGCTGCCGCCACTGCCACGGCCAACCGCATTCCGCTGTTGCTGTTGCCTGGCGACGTCTACGCCTGCCGCCAACCCGACCCGGTATTGCAACAGATCGAACAGTTCCACGACCTGAGCATCAGCACCAACGATGCCTTCAAGGCCGTGAGCAAATACTGGGACCGCATCAACCGTCCCGAGCAGTTGATGACCGCCGCGATCCACGCCATGCGCGTGCTGACCGACCCCGCCGAGACCGGCGCCGTGACCCTGGCCTTGCCGCAAGACGTGCAGGCCGAGGCCTATGACTACCCCGATTATTTCCTGCAAAAACGCGTGCACCGCATCGAGCGGCGGCCGGCCACTGACGCCATGCTCGGCGATGCGCTGGCGCTGTTCAAAGGCAAGCGCAAGCCGCTGATCATTTGTGGTGGCGGGGTCAAATACTCTGGCGCCAACGCAGCGTTGCAGGCATTTGCCGAGCGCTTCGACATTCCTTTCGCCGAAACCCAGGCCGGCAAGAGCGCGGTGGTGTCCAGCCATCCGCTGAACGTCGGCGGCATTGGCGAAACCGGTTGTCTGGCGGCCAATCTGCTGGCCAGAGACGCGGACCTGATCATTGGCATCGGCACCCGCTACAGCGATTTCACTACGGCTTCGAAGTCCTTGTTCCAGCACCCCGAGGTGCAGTTTCTCAACCTGAATATCAGCCCCTGCGATGCCCTGAAACTCGACGGCGTGCAATTGCTGGCCGACGCGAAAACCGGTTTGCAGGCGCTCGCCGAAGCACTGGGCGATTACCGCGCCGCGTGGGGCGATCAACCCCGCCTGGCCAGGGCGCAGTTGGATGCCGAAGTCGACCGCATCTATCAGGCCGAATACCAGAGCGAGGACTTCGTTCCGGAAATCAACGACCACATGGACCCGGCCGTCCTGCGTGAATTCATCGAGCTGACCGGTTCCTGCCTGACCCAGAGCCGTGTGCTCGGCGTGCTCAATGACACCCTGGCCGATGATGCGGTGATCGTTGCCGCCGCCGGCAGCCTGCCGGGTGATTTGCAGCGCAGTTGGCGCAGCAAGGGCGTGAACACCTATCACGTCGAATACGGCTATTCGTGCATGGGCTACGAGGTGAATGCCGCACTCGGCGTGAAACTCGCCGAGCCTGAGCGCGAGGTCTATGCGCTGGTCGGCGATGGCTCGTACATGATGCTGCACTCGGAGCTGGCGACCTCGATTCAGGAGCGGCGCAAGATCAACGTGGTGCTGCTGGACAACATGACCTTCGGTTGCATCAACAACCTGCAAATGGAACACGGCATGGACAGCTTCGGCACCGAGTTCCGTTTCCGTAATCCGGAAACCGGCAAGCTCGATGGCGGTTTTGTGCCGGTGGACTTCGCGATGAGCGCGGCGGCCTATGGTTGCAAGACCTACAAAGTGAACACCGTTGAAGAGTTGCAGGCGGCGTTGGCCGATGCGCGCTTGCAGACGGTGTCGACGCTGATCGACATCAAGGTGCTGCCGAAAACCATGATTCACAAATACCTGTCGTGGTGGCGGGTCGGCGTGGCGCAAGTCTCCACCAGCGCCCGAACCGATGCGGTGGCCAAGACCCTGAACGAACGACTGGCCAAGGCCCGTCAGTACTGA
- a CDS encoding Gfo/Idh/MocA family protein codes for MSLKLGVIGTGAIGQDHIRRCSQTLLNSQVVAVTDINLQQAAKVVADLKLTAEVYPDGHALIKAADVEAILVTSWGPSHEEFVLAAIAAGKPVFCEKPLAVTAEGCRRIVEAEVAHGKRLVQVGFMRPYDQGYRALKAVIDSGQIGEPLMLHCAHRNPTVGENYKTDMAITDTLIHELDVLRWLLADDYVSVQVVFPRKSGKALAHLKDPQIVLLETAKGTRIDVEVFVNCQYGYDIQCEVVGETGIAKLPEPQQVQMRSGAKLSNAILMDWKDRFIAAYDVELQAFIDGVRAGQVGGPSAWDGFAAAVAADACIEAQNNGQIVKIALPDRPHFYG; via the coding sequence ATGTCATTGAAGCTAGGCGTCATCGGCACCGGGGCCATCGGCCAGGACCACATTCGTCGTTGCAGCCAGACCTTGCTCAACAGCCAGGTGGTGGCGGTCACCGACATCAATTTGCAGCAGGCCGCGAAAGTGGTTGCCGACCTGAAGCTGACCGCCGAGGTCTATCCGGACGGCCACGCGCTGATCAAGGCGGCGGATGTCGAGGCGATTCTGGTGACGTCCTGGGGCCCGAGCCACGAAGAGTTCGTGCTGGCCGCGATTGCCGCCGGCAAGCCGGTGTTCTGCGAAAAACCGCTGGCGGTCACTGCCGAAGGTTGCCGCCGGATCGTCGAGGCTGAAGTGGCCCATGGCAAGCGTCTGGTGCAGGTCGGTTTCATGCGCCCGTACGACCAAGGCTATCGCGCATTGAAAGCGGTGATCGACAGCGGCCAGATCGGCGAACCGCTGATGCTGCATTGCGCCCACCGTAACCCGACCGTGGGCGAAAACTACAAGACCGACATGGCCATCACCGACACCCTGATCCACGAACTGGATGTGCTGCGTTGGCTGCTGGCCGATGACTACGTCTCGGTGCAGGTGGTGTTCCCGCGCAAGTCCGGCAAGGCGCTGGCGCACCTGAAAGACCCGCAGATCGTGTTGCTGGAAACCGCCAAGGGCACACGCATCGACGTCGAGGTGTTCGTCAACTGCCAGTACGGCTATGACATCCAGTGCGAAGTGGTAGGGGAGACCGGCATCGCCAAACTTCCGGAACCGCAGCAAGTGCAAATGCGCAGCGGCGCCAAGCTGTCAAATGCGATCCTGATGGACTGGAAGGACCGGTTCATTGCCGCTTATGACGTCGAGTTGCAGGCGTTCATTGATGGCGTACGCGCAGGGCAGGTGGGTGGGCCGTCGGCGTGGGACGGGTTTGCGGCGGCGGTGGCGGCGGATGCGTGCATCGAGGCGCAGAACAACGGGCAGATCGTCAAAATCGCGTTGCCTGACCGCCCACACTTCTACGGCTAA
- a CDS encoding sugar phosphate isomerase/epimerase family protein — protein sequence MRIALDPYMYRTLSLGKMVDKVAELGYEHIELSPREDFLPFYKAPRVDKARIREFRKALSDTGVKLSSLLPMYHWAAADESLRVAAVRNWKRAIQIAVEMDCELVNTEFTGQSDNPLVCENQFMRSMDELMPEFEREGIKLDIQAHPYDFCERNNESVDIIRGLDREWINYLYAAPHTFFYDDGVGDIASMLKYAGSKLTHLIIADTYNHKASSGLRYIVNPPGVVATVHQHLDIGQGEVDWTAFFGTLREIGFDGIATVSVFAWEDRPDASNRMMLERVTRELCG from the coding sequence ATGCGCATCGCACTAGACCCCTACATGTACCGCACCCTGTCGCTTGGCAAGATGGTCGACAAGGTGGCCGAGCTGGGCTACGAACACATCGAACTGTCCCCCCGCGAAGATTTCCTGCCGTTCTACAAGGCGCCGCGAGTCGACAAGGCGCGGATCAGGGAATTTCGCAAAGCCCTGAGCGACACCGGGGTCAAACTCTCCTCTTTATTACCCATGTACCACTGGGCCGCCGCCGACGAGAGCCTGCGGGTAGCGGCCGTGCGCAACTGGAAGCGAGCCATCCAGATTGCCGTGGAGATGGATTGCGAACTGGTGAACACCGAGTTCACCGGTCAGTCGGACAACCCGCTGGTCTGTGAGAACCAGTTCATGCGCTCCATGGACGAGCTGATGCCCGAGTTCGAGCGCGAGGGCATCAAGCTCGACATCCAGGCCCATCCTTATGATTTCTGCGAGCGCAACAACGAGTCGGTGGACATCATTCGCGGTCTGGATCGCGAATGGATCAACTATCTTTATGCCGCGCCGCACACGTTTTTCTATGACGACGGCGTGGGTGATATCGCCTCGATGCTCAAGTACGCCGGCTCGAAACTGACGCACCTGATCATCGCCGACACCTATAACCACAAGGCGTCCTCGGGGTTGCGCTACATCGTCAACCCACCGGGTGTGGTCGCCACCGTGCATCAGCACCTGGACATCGGTCAGGGTGAGGTGGATTGGACGGCGTTTTTCGGCACGTTGCGCGAGATCGGGTTCGACGGCATCGCCACGGTGTCGGTGTTCGCGTGGGAAGACCGGCCGGACGCGTCCAACCGGATGATGCTTGAGCGAGTGACCCGCGAACTCTGCGGTTGA
- a CDS encoding Gfo/Idh/MocA family protein → MRIGLVGYGHGGRFFHAPLLSSLPGATFVGVVTRDPERRKLLAAEHPGVPAFDSIGQLTEAGVDVLVISTPLKGRPALVLDGIEHGVAVVSDKPFAADEQQAQTLITMAERQGVRLSVYQNRRWDSDFLTVRKLIDSGALGQVTRFESRVERYSPKSVNNGSGGGFLRDLGSHLVDQALLLFGPVTHVYAELEYQEKGQVFDNGFFVSLTHANGVISHLGGSCLQSAPGPRFRVTGTQGCYSVDGLDGQEAQALAGLSPKTEGERWGVEEHRRWGWFEQGEVRERVPAERGCWNQFYSQLQTALQSGGPLPVEARDALATTRVLDAARRSSECHQVVELALFASHGTKS, encoded by the coding sequence ATGCGTATCGGACTTGTCGGTTACGGCCATGGCGGCCGGTTTTTTCATGCACCGCTGCTCAGCAGTTTGCCCGGCGCAACTTTTGTCGGCGTGGTCACCCGTGACCCCGAGCGGCGCAAACTGCTGGCCGCCGAACACCCCGGCGTGCCGGCCTTCGACAGCATCGGCCAACTGACGGAAGCGGGTGTCGATGTGCTGGTGATCTCCACGCCGCTCAAGGGCCGTCCGGCGCTGGTACTCGACGGCATCGAGCACGGGGTGGCGGTGGTCAGCGACAAGCCGTTCGCCGCCGATGAGCAACAGGCACAGACCCTGATCACCATGGCCGAACGTCAGGGCGTGCGGTTGAGCGTCTATCAGAACCGGCGCTGGGATTCGGATTTTCTCACGGTGCGCAAACTCATCGACTCCGGCGCACTGGGGCAGGTGACCCGCTTCGAATCCCGAGTTGAACGCTACTCGCCAAAGTCAGTGAACAACGGCAGTGGTGGCGGCTTTCTACGCGATTTGGGCAGTCATCTGGTGGACCAGGCGCTTCTATTATTCGGCCCGGTGACGCACGTCTATGCCGAGCTTGAGTACCAGGAAAAAGGCCAGGTCTTCGACAACGGCTTCTTCGTGTCCCTGACCCATGCCAACGGCGTGATTTCGCATTTGGGCGGCAGTTGCCTGCAAAGCGCCCCGGGTCCGCGGTTTCGGGTGACCGGCACCCAGGGCTGCTACAGCGTTGATGGCCTGGACGGTCAGGAAGCGCAGGCACTGGCCGGACTCTCGCCGAAAACCGAAGGCGAACGCTGGGGCGTGGAAGAGCATCGGCGCTGGGGCTGGTTCGAGCAGGGCGAGGTGCGCGAGCGAGTGCCCGCCGAGCGTGGGTGCTGGAATCAGTTCTATTCGCAGCTGCAAACCGCGTTACAGAGCGGTGGCCCACTGCCGGTGGAGGCCCGTGATGCACTGGCAACCACCCGTGTGCTGGACGCTGCGCGTCGCAGTTCGGAATGCCATCAGGTGGTGGAACTGGCACTGTTCGCGAGTCATGGAACAAAATCATAA
- a CDS encoding sugar ABC transporter substrate-binding protein encodes MKTKIRFASLALSLMFASGAALADMKIGVSMSQFDDTWLTYLRESMDQKAKSYPDGVKLQFEDARSDVVKQLSQVENFISQKVDAIVVNPVDTAATQKITQAAVKAGIPLVYVNRRPDDLNLPKGVVTVASNDEEAGKMQMQYLADKMGGKGDIVILLGDLANNSTTNRTKGVKEVLSQYPNIKIEQEQTGIWLRDKGMTLVNDWLTQGRKFDAVVANNDEMAIGAAMALQQAGVDKGSVLIAGVDGTPDGLNAIKKGNMTVSVFQDAKGQADGSIDTAVKMAKNQPVEQNVWVPYRLITPQNVDTFK; translated from the coding sequence ATGAAGACCAAGATCCGTTTTGCCTCACTTGCCTTGTCCCTGATGTTCGCCAGCGGTGCGGCACTCGCCGACATGAAGATCGGCGTCAGCATGTCGCAGTTCGACGACACCTGGCTGACCTACCTGCGTGAATCCATGGACCAGAAAGCCAAGTCCTATCCCGATGGCGTCAAGCTGCAGTTCGAAGACGCCCGCAGCGATGTGGTCAAGCAGCTGAGCCAGGTTGAGAATTTCATCAGCCAGAAGGTCGATGCCATCGTGGTCAATCCGGTGGACACGGCCGCTACCCAGAAAATCACTCAGGCGGCGGTCAAGGCCGGCATTCCGCTGGTCTACGTCAACCGCCGTCCCGATGACCTGAACCTGCCCAAGGGTGTGGTCACCGTGGCCTCCAATGACGAGGAGGCCGGCAAAATGCAGATGCAGTACCTGGCCGACAAGATGGGCGGCAAGGGCGATATCGTGATTCTGCTCGGCGACCTGGCCAACAACTCCACCACCAACCGCACCAAGGGCGTCAAAGAGGTGCTGAGCCAATACCCGAACATCAAGATCGAGCAAGAGCAGACCGGCATCTGGTTGCGGGATAAAGGCATGACGCTGGTCAACGACTGGCTGACCCAGGGTCGCAAGTTCGATGCGGTCGTGGCCAACAATGACGAAATGGCGATTGGTGCCGCGATGGCCCTGCAACAGGCCGGTGTGGACAAGGGCAGTGTGTTGATCGCCGGTGTCGACGGTACGCCTGACGGCTTGAACGCGATCAAGAAAGGCAACATGACGGTCTCGGTGTTCCAGGACGCCAAGGGCCAGGCTGATGGCTCTATCGACACGGCGGTGAAAATGGCGAAGAACCAACCGGTGGAACAGAACGTCTGGGTGCCGTACCGCCTGATCACGCCGCAAAACGTCGACACGTTCAAATAG
- a CDS encoding sugar ABC transporter ATP-binding protein — protein MFASATASSTPLVGIQPTATPGDEPYLLEIVNVSKGFPGVVALSDVQLRVRPGSVLALMGENGAGKSTLMKIIAGIYQPDAGELRLRGKKVTFDTPLAALQAGIAMIHQELNLMPHMSIAENIWIGREQLNGLHMIDHRQMHRCTAQLLERLRINLDPEELVGNLSIAERQMVEIAKAVSYDSDILIMDEPTSAITDKEVAHLFSIIADLKSQGKGIIYITHKMNEVFAIADEVAVFRDGAYIGLQRADSMDGDSLISMMVGRELSQLFPVREKPIGDLLLSVRDLKLDGIFKGVSFDLHAGEILGIAGLMGSGRTNVAEAIFGITPSDGGEIRLDGQVVRISDPHMAIEKGFALLTEDRKLSGLFPCLSVLENMEMAVLPHYAGHGFIQQKALRVLCEDMCKKLRVKTPSLEQCIDTLSGGNQQKALLARWLMTNPRILILDEPTRGIDVGAKAEIYRLISYLASEGMAVIMISSELPEVLGMSDRVMVMHEGDLMGTLDRSEATQERVMQLASGMSAVH, from the coding sequence ATGTTCGCTTCAGCGACTGCTTCTAGCACCCCGTTGGTGGGTATCCAGCCAACCGCTACACCTGGCGATGAGCCGTACTTGCTGGAGATCGTCAACGTCAGCAAGGGCTTTCCCGGTGTGGTGGCCTTGTCCGATGTACAGCTGCGCGTGCGCCCCGGTTCCGTACTGGCCCTGATGGGCGAGAACGGCGCGGGCAAATCCACCCTGATGAAAATCATCGCCGGCATCTACCAGCCGGACGCCGGCGAACTGCGCCTGCGAGGCAAGAAAGTCACCTTCGACACGCCGCTGGCGGCCTTGCAGGCCGGTATCGCGATGATTCACCAGGAACTCAACCTGATGCCGCACATGAGCATCGCCGAGAACATCTGGATCGGCCGCGAACAGCTCAACGGCCTGCACATGATCGACCACCGGCAAATGCACCGCTGCACCGCCCAACTGCTGGAGCGTCTGCGGATCAACCTTGATCCGGAGGAGCTGGTGGGCAACCTGAGCATCGCCGAACGGCAGATGGTCGAGATCGCCAAGGCGGTGTCCTACGACTCCGACATCCTGATCATGGACGAACCGACCTCAGCGATTACCGACAAAGAAGTCGCTCACCTGTTTTCGATCATTGCCGACCTCAAGAGTCAGGGCAAAGGCATCATCTACATCACCCACAAAATGAACGAAGTGTTTGCCATCGCCGATGAAGTGGCGGTGTTCCGCGACGGCGCCTACATCGGCTTGCAACGGGCCGACAGCATGGACGGCGACAGTCTGATTTCGATGATGGTGGGGCGTGAACTGAGCCAGTTGTTCCCGGTGCGCGAAAAGCCGATTGGTGATTTGTTGCTGTCGGTGCGCGACCTGAAACTGGACGGTATTTTCAAAGGCGTGTCGTTCGACCTGCATGCCGGTGAGATTCTCGGGATTGCCGGGCTGATGGGCTCGGGGCGGACCAACGTCGCCGAAGCGATTTTCGGCATCACCCCCAGCGACGGCGGCGAGATTCGTCTCGACGGCCAGGTGGTGCGCATCAGCGATCCGCACATGGCCATTGAAAAGGGCTTCGCCCTGCTGACCGAGGATCGCAAGCTCAGCGGCCTGTTCCCGTGCCTGTCGGTGCTGGAGAACATGGAGATGGCCGTGCTGCCGCATTACGCCGGTCACGGTTTCATCCAGCAGAAAGCCCTGCGGGTGCTGTGTGAAGACATGTGCAAGAAGCTGCGGGTGAAAACCCCGTCGCTGGAGCAGTGCATCGACACCCTGTCCGGCGGCAATCAACAGAAAGCCCTGCTGGCGCGCTGGCTGATGACCAATCCGCGCATCCTGATCCTCGACGAACCGACCCGTGGCATCGACGTCGGCGCCAAGGCCGAGATCTACCGGCTCATTTCCTACCTGGCCAGCGAAGGCATGGCGGTGATCATGATTTCCTCGGAACTGCCGGAAGTGCTGGGCATGAGCGACCGGGTGATGGTCATGCACGAGGGCGACCTGATGGGCACCCTCGACCGCAGTGAAGCGACCCAGGAACGGGTGATGCAACTGGCCTCGGGCATGTCCGCGGTTCACTAA